The following proteins come from a genomic window of Paucimonas lemoignei:
- the rimO gene encoding ribosomal protein S12 methylthiotransferase, protein MSTVTTPSAPKVGFVSLGCPKALVDSERILTQLRMEGYEVVATYQDADVVVVNTCGFIDAAKAESLEVIGDAIKENGKVIVTGCMGVDESVIRDVHPSVLSVTGPQQYEQVVNAVHDAAPPNLDHNPLIDLVPPQGVKLTPRHYAYLKISEGCNHSCSFCIIPSMRGKLVSRPVGDVLDEAQRLVKSGVKELLVISQDTSAYGVDIKYRTGFWNGAPVKTRMTELCEALSSLGVWVRLHYVYPYPHVDELIPLMAAGKILPYLDIPFQHASPKILKLMKRPAFEDKTLARIKNWREQCPDLIIRSTFIVGFPGETEEDFQYLLDWLTEAQLDRVGCFQYSPVEGAPANLLDAAIVPDDIKQDRWDRFMAHQQAISAARLQMRIGREIEVLIDEVDEQGAVGRCFFDAPEIDGNVFIGLEEGSTVKPGDKIMCRVTDADEYDLWAETI, encoded by the coding sequence ATGTCCACCGTCACCACGCCATCCGCCCCCAAGGTTGGATTCGTCAGTCTGGGTTGCCCGAAAGCACTCGTAGATTCCGAACGCATCCTCACCCAACTGCGCATGGAAGGTTATGAAGTCGTCGCGACCTATCAGGACGCGGACGTCGTCGTGGTCAATACCTGTGGTTTCATCGACGCCGCCAAGGCAGAGTCGCTTGAAGTGATCGGCGACGCCATCAAAGAGAACGGCAAGGTCATCGTTACCGGCTGCATGGGCGTTGATGAAAGCGTGATCCGTGACGTTCACCCGAGCGTGCTCTCTGTGACGGGCCCGCAGCAGTACGAACAAGTGGTCAACGCCGTCCATGACGCCGCGCCACCGAATCTTGATCACAACCCGCTGATCGACCTGGTGCCGCCTCAGGGTGTCAAGCTGACCCCGCGCCACTACGCGTACCTGAAGATTTCCGAAGGCTGCAACCACAGCTGCAGCTTCTGCATCATCCCGTCCATGCGCGGCAAGCTGGTCAGCCGACCGGTGGGTGACGTGCTCGACGAAGCCCAGCGCCTGGTCAAGTCTGGCGTGAAAGAGCTGCTGGTGATTTCCCAGGACACCAGCGCTTACGGCGTCGACATCAAATACCGCACCGGCTTCTGGAATGGTGCGCCGGTCAAGACGCGCATGACCGAACTGTGCGAAGCCCTCAGCTCCCTGGGTGTGTGGGTGCGCCTGCATTACGTTTATCCGTACCCGCACGTGGACGAGCTGATCCCGCTGATGGCCGCGGGGAAAATCCTGCCGTACCTGGACATCCCGTTCCAGCACGCCAGCCCGAAAATCCTCAAGCTGATGAAGCGCCCGGCTTTCGAAGACAAGACCCTGGCGCGGATCAAGAACTGGCGCGAGCAGTGCCCGGACCTGATCATCCGTTCGACCTTCATCGTCGGCTTCCCTGGCGAAACCGAAGAAGATTTCCAGTACCTGCTGGACTGGCTCACCGAAGCACAACTCGACCGCGTGGGCTGCTTCCAGTACTCGCCGGTTGAAGGCGCGCCCGCCAACCTCTTGGACGCCGCCATCGTGCCGGACGACATCAAGCAGGACCGCTGGGATCGTTTCATGGCTCACCAGCAGGCGATCAGCGCGGCACGTCTGCAAATGCGCATCGGCCGGGAAATCGAAGTGCTGATCGACGAAGTCGACGAGCAAGGCGCCGTTGGCCGCTGCTTCTTCGATGCACCGGAAATCGACGGCAACGTGTTCATCGGCCTTGAGGAAGGCAGCACGGTCAAGCCGGGCGACAAGATCATGTGCCGGGTCACCGACGCTGACGAATACGACTTGTGGGCCGAGACTATCTGA
- the recX gene encoding recombination regulator RecX, whose protein sequence is MDLLARREHGRVELTRKLRQRGATPELIEPALDRLVEEGLLSEARYLESFVSYRARSGYGPARIREELNQRGLQRAEVEQAIRDCGFNWQEKMHETWQRKFDGHLPVDARERAKQGRFLSYRGYSMEMIGRLFSGRGEDD, encoded by the coding sequence ATGGACCTGCTCGCGCGTCGCGAGCATGGTCGTGTCGAGCTGACGCGCAAGCTGCGTCAGCGTGGCGCGACGCCTGAGCTGATCGAACCCGCCTTGGACCGTCTGGTTGAGGAGGGTCTGCTCTCCGAAGCTCGCTACCTTGAAAGTTTTGTCTCTTACCGTGCACGTTCGGGTTACGGCCCTGCGCGTATTCGTGAGGAACTGAATCAGCGAGGGTTGCAGCGTGCCGAAGTCGAGCAGGCGATACGGGACTGCGGTTTCAACTGGCAGGAAAAGATGCACGAAACCTGGCAACGCAAGTTCGATGGGCATTTGCCAGTGGATGCCCGTGAGCGCGCCAAGCAAGGGCGCTTTCTGAGTTATCGCGGTTATTCGATGGAGATGATCGGCCGCTTGTTCAGCGGCCGTGGTGAAGACGACTGA
- the cmpR_1 gene encoding LysR family transcriptional regulator — MAQQESVSRAAILLSLSQSAASTSITELERQSSCQLFDRAGKRLSLNATGRQLLPQAVALLDQAKEIEDLLNGKSGFGSLAVGATLTIGNYLATLLIGSFMQRHPESQVKLHVQNTEHIVQQVAHYEIDLGLIEGDCTHPDIEVQRWVEDELVVFCAPQHPLAKRGRASLEELTEEAWILREQGSGTRLTFDQAMRHHRNALNVRLELEHTEAIKRAVESGLGIGCISRLALRDAIRRGSLVAVETPELDLSRQFYFIWHKQKYQTSAMREFLDLCRSLTADVKRSDEIVLPSMY, encoded by the coding sequence GTGGCCCAACAGGAAAGCGTTTCCCGGGCTGCGATCCTGTTATCGCTGTCGCAATCGGCCGCCAGCACGTCGATCACCGAACTCGAACGTCAGTCCAGCTGCCAGCTGTTTGACCGGGCAGGTAAACGGCTGAGCCTGAACGCCACGGGTCGACAGCTGTTGCCCCAGGCGGTCGCCCTGCTGGACCAGGCCAAGGAGATCGAAGACCTGCTCAATGGCAAGTCTGGCTTCGGCTCGCTGGCGGTGGGCGCGACCCTGACTATCGGTAACTACCTAGCGACCTTGCTGATCGGCAGCTTCATGCAGCGCCACCCGGAAAGCCAGGTCAAACTGCATGTGCAGAACACCGAGCACATCGTGCAACAAGTCGCGCACTACGAAATTGACCTGGGTCTGATCGAAGGCGATTGCACCCATCCTGATATCGAGGTGCAACGCTGGGTTGAAGACGAACTGGTGGTGTTCTGTGCGCCACAACACCCGCTGGCCAAGCGTGGCCGGGCGAGCCTGGAAGAGCTGACCGAAGAGGCGTGGATCCTGCGCGAACAGGGCTCGGGCACGCGGCTGACCTTCGACCAGGCCATGCGTCACCACCGCAACGCGCTGAACGTGCGGCTGGAGCTGGAACATACCGAAGCCATCAAGCGCGCGGTGGAGTCAGGGCTGGGTATCGGCTGCATTTCGCGCCTGGCGCTGCGTGACGCCATCCGGCGCGGCAGCCTGGTGGCGGTAGAAACGCCCGAGTTGGACCTGTCCCGGCAGTTCTATTTCATCTGGCACAAGCAGAAGTACCAGACCTCTGCCATGCGTGAATTCCTCGACCTGTGCCGCTCGTTGACCGCCGACGTTAAGCGCAGCGATGAGATCGTGTTGCCGAGCATGTACTGA
- the rluF gene encoding RNA-binding S4 encodes MSEPIRLSKRLIELTGCSRREAELFIEGGWVTVDGQVIDEPQFKVDTQTVVLDPQAKADTPEPVTIIFHKPADLSEADALALITPATLSEEHSFGKRPLKGHFLRLEPISTLQANASGLMVFSQDWKILRKLTDDRSKIEQEYVVEISGDMVAHGLNRLNHGLTYKGKELPAVKASWQNENRLRFAMKNPQPGIIAQLCEAVGLKIIAVRRIRIGGVSMGKMPEGQWRYMTSKEKF; translated from the coding sequence ATGTCAGAACCCATCCGCCTCTCCAAACGCCTTATCGAGCTGACCGGGTGCTCCCGTCGCGAGGCCGAGCTGTTCATTGAAGGTGGCTGGGTCACGGTAGACGGCCAGGTCATCGACGAGCCGCAGTTCAAGGTCGACACGCAAACCGTCGTGCTTGACCCGCAAGCCAAGGCTGATACGCCGGAGCCTGTGACCATCATCTTTCACAAGCCTGCCGACCTCAGCGAAGCCGATGCCTTGGCTCTGATTACCCCTGCGACCCTCTCCGAGGAGCACAGCTTCGGTAAACGTCCGCTCAAGGGTCACTTTCTGCGCCTTGAGCCCATCTCGACTCTGCAGGCCAATGCCAGCGGCCTGATGGTTTTCAGCCAGGACTGGAAGATCCTGCGCAAGCTGACTGACGATCGCAGCAAGATCGAACAGGAATACGTGGTGGAAATTTCCGGCGACATGGTTGCCCACGGCCTGAATCGCCTGAACCACGGCCTGACCTACAAGGGCAAGGAATTGCCTGCAGTCAAAGCCAGCTGGCAGAACGAAAACCGCCTGCGTTTTGCCATGAAAAACCCGCAGCCCGGGATCATCGCCCAGCTCTGCGAAGCCGTGGGCCTGAAAATCATTGCCGTGCGCCGTATCCGCATTGGCGGGGTTTCCATGGGCAAGATGCCCGAAGGCCAATGGCGCTACATGACTTCCAAAGAGAAGTTCTAA
- the narL gene encoding LuxR response regulator receiver has translation MTYEILIADDHPLFRSALHQAVSLGLGPDVRLVEVESIAELETRLAEKADWDLVLLDLNMPGAYGFSGLVLLRGQYPQIPVVMVSAQEEASIVVRSREFGASGFIPKSSGLETIQMAVRKVLEGDVWWPPQASETISVSAEAKAASAGLASLTPQQFRVLTMVCEGLLNKQIAYELSVSEATIKAHVTAIFRKLGVRTRTQAALLLQQLESISSN, from the coding sequence ATGACCTACGAAATCCTGATTGCCGATGATCACCCGCTGTTTCGCAGCGCGTTGCATCAGGCGGTGAGTCTTGGCCTCGGCCCCGATGTAAGGCTGGTAGAGGTAGAGAGCATCGCCGAGCTGGAAACGCGTCTGGCGGAAAAAGCTGACTGGGATCTGGTGCTGCTGGATTTGAACATGCCGGGCGCCTATGGGTTTTCCGGGCTGGTGCTGCTGCGCGGGCAATACCCGCAGATCCCGGTGGTCATGGTGTCGGCTCAGGAAGAAGCGTCGATTGTGGTCAGGTCCCGAGAGTTTGGCGCCAGCGGCTTCATCCCTAAGTCCAGCGGGCTGGAAACCATTCAAATGGCCGTGCGCAAGGTGCTCGAGGGTGATGTCTGGTGGCCGCCTCAGGCCAGCGAAACGATCAGTGTGTCTGCCGAAGCCAAAGCCGCCAGTGCCGGGCTCGCAAGCCTGACACCACAGCAGTTCCGGGTTTTGACCATGGTCTGTGAAGGGTTGCTGAACAAGCAGATCGCGTATGAGTTGAGCGTTTCCGAAGCCACGATCAAAGCTCACGTCACGGCCATCTTCCGTAAACTGGGCGTTCGAACCCGGACGCAAGCGGCCCTGTTGTTGCAACAACTGGAATCGATTTCCTCCAACTGA
- a CDS encoding putative secreted protein, giving the protein MLRLIVPTLTLLLVTPLCAQAASKQEFELSKMLEQVAKESSVGTPRAINEDILDQGYTVEGNQLINHLSVQAGQAQQMRADPDSVRNQLGNSVCHNNGYRQLMTKGAVLKYQFTEYKTNRPVAVQVFKAGDCSVKKK; this is encoded by the coding sequence ATGCTGCGCCTTATCGTCCCTACCCTTACGCTGCTGCTCGTCACCCCTTTGTGCGCCCAGGCGGCGTCAAAGCAGGAATTCGAGCTGAGCAAAATGCTTGAACAAGTTGCGAAGGAAAGCAGCGTCGGTACGCCACGGGCGATCAACGAAGATATTCTCGATCAGGGCTACACGGTTGAAGGCAATCAGTTGATCAACCACCTGAGCGTGCAAGCGGGCCAGGCTCAGCAAATGCGTGCCGACCCTGACTCGGTGCGCAATCAGTTGGGCAACAGCGTGTGCCATAACAACGGCTATCGCCAATTGATGACCAAGGGCGCTGTGCTCAAGTATCAATTCACCGAATACAAAACCAACCGCCCGGTCGCTGTTCAGGTGTTCAAAGCGGGCGATTGCTCGGTCAAGAAGAAGTAA
- a CDS encoding DTW domain-containing protein, with the protein MSHAVSRLRDRRLAQSTKPFIARGSRAPRCNQCRVIPDYCLCAWKPSVAANSAMCLLMYDTEPLKPTNTGWLIADIIDDTHAFGWSRIDVDEQLQALLDDPQWQPYIVFPGEFVAPERVVNQVESVEGKRPLFILLDATWTEARKMFRKSPYLERFPVLSLESEQLSRYRLRRSKRDDHFCTAEVAALCLELAGDTQASGVLDAYLDVFTAHYLGAKYQNPVDVDDASHTHLKAFL; encoded by the coding sequence ATGAGCCACGCCGTTTCTCGTCTGCGCGATCGGCGTCTGGCGCAAAGCACCAAGCCCTTTATTGCCCGTGGATCACGCGCCCCGCGCTGCAATCAATGCCGGGTCATTCCCGATTATTGCCTGTGTGCCTGGAAGCCGAGCGTTGCCGCCAATTCAGCCATGTGCCTGTTGATGTATGACACCGAGCCGCTCAAGCCGACCAATACCGGCTGGCTGATCGCCGATATCATCGATGACACCCATGCGTTTGGCTGGTCGCGGATCGACGTCGACGAACAATTGCAGGCCCTGCTGGATGATCCTCAGTGGCAGCCTTATATCGTCTTCCCCGGCGAGTTCGTGGCGCCTGAGCGAGTGGTCAATCAAGTGGAGAGCGTGGAGGGCAAGCGCCCGCTGTTCATTCTGCTGGATGCCACCTGGACCGAAGCCCGCAAGATGTTTCGCAAGAGCCCGTATCTGGAGCGCTTCCCGGTGCTGAGCCTTGAATCGGAGCAGTTGTCTCGCTATCGCCTGCGGCGCTCCAAGCGTGATGACCACTTCTGCACGGCCGAGGTGGCCGCCCTGTGCCTGGAGCTGGCAGGTGACACCCAGGCAAGCGGTGTGCTGGACGCTTATCTGGATGTATTTACCGCGCACTATCTGGGCGCCAAGTATCAGAATCCGGTTGATGTTGATGATGCTTCGCACACCCATTTGAAGGCTTTTCTCTGA
- a CDS encoding Protein of uncharacterised function (DUF1456): protein MMNNDVLRSVRYMLDISDGKIVDITKLGGFEITKADVIAFTKKEDEEGYLDCSDEIMAHFLDGLVIFKRGKDDSRAPQPVELPVTNNTVLKKLRVAFELKEEDMHAILKSVEFPVSKPELSALFRKFGHSNYRTCGDQLLRNFLKGLTLRVRG, encoded by the coding sequence ATGATGAACAACGACGTTCTGCGCAGCGTGCGCTACATGCTCGATATCAGCGACGGCAAGATTGTCGACATCACCAAGTTGGGTGGTTTTGAAATCACCAAAGCTGACGTGATCGCTTTCACCAAGAAAGAAGACGAAGAAGGCTATCTGGACTGCAGCGATGAAATCATGGCGCACTTCCTCGATGGCCTGGTGATCTTCAAACGCGGCAAGGACGACAGCCGCGCGCCACAACCCGTCGAGCTGCCAGTCACCAACAACACTGTGCTGAAGAAGCTGCGAGTTGCCTTCGAACTGAAAGAAGAAGACATGCACGCGATTCTCAAGTCTGTGGAATTCCCGGTTTCCAAGCCTGAGCTGAGCGCCCTGTTCCGCAAATTCGGCCACAGTAACTACCGCACCTGCGGTGATCAGTTGCTGCGCAATTTCCTCAAAGGCCTGACCCTGCGGGTTCGTGGTTAG
- a CDS encoding decarboxylase family protein has translation MPYVPNDLLSTHFQSSGLDLTSKIEEQINLVAPNSPNLALYRDMILTVLRMAQDDRNRWNAKITLQALRELDNAFRVLEQFRGRRKVTVFGSARTPTEHPLYALAKELGGLLAQADLMVITGAGGGIMAAAHEGAGLEHSLGFNITLPFEQHANPTVEGTGNLLPFHFFFTRKLFFVKEADALVLCPGGFGTLDEALEVLTLIQTGKSPLVPIVLLDVPGGSFWQTALDFIKHQLEDNRYILPNDMKLMRLVHSAEAAVEEIHQFYSNFHSTRWLKTKFIIRMRQPLTDQALDHLQEAFADLCLTEGFQQHTYQGEEYEAEFSHLTRLSFSFSGRNQGRLRELVDYINVPENQIPRSAEMQATEYDDWKTI, from the coding sequence ATGCCTTATGTACCCAATGATCTTTTATCCACTCACTTCCAGAGCAGCGGTTTAGACCTCACCAGCAAGATCGAAGAACAGATCAACCTGGTCGCCCCCAACAGCCCAAACCTGGCGCTGTACCGCGATATGATTCTGACCGTGCTGCGCATGGCTCAGGACGACCGCAATCGCTGGAATGCCAAAATCACCCTTCAAGCCCTGCGAGAACTGGACAACGCGTTCCGTGTGCTCGAACAGTTCAGAGGCCGACGCAAAGTGACGGTATTCGGCTCGGCCCGCACGCCGACCGAGCATCCGCTGTATGCGCTGGCCAAGGAACTGGGAGGCTTGCTGGCACAGGCGGACCTGATGGTCATCACCGGCGCAGGCGGCGGTATCATGGCTGCTGCTCATGAGGGTGCGGGGCTGGAACACAGCCTCGGTTTCAATATCACGCTGCCCTTTGAGCAACATGCCAATCCCACCGTCGAGGGCACTGGCAACCTGCTGCCGTTCCACTTCTTCTTTACCCGCAAACTGTTTTTCGTCAAGGAAGCTGATGCGCTGGTCCTGTGCCCTGGCGGTTTCGGCACGCTGGACGAAGCGCTGGAAGTCCTGACGCTGATTCAGACCGGAAAAAGCCCGCTGGTGCCCATCGTGTTGCTCGATGTACCCGGTGGCAGCTTCTGGCAGACCGCACTGGATTTCATCAAGCATCAGCTGGAAGACAATCGCTATATTCTTCCCAACGACATGAAGTTGATGCGTCTGGTCCACAGCGCCGAAGCGGCGGTAGAGGAGATTCATCAGTTCTACAGCAACTTCCATTCAACCCGCTGGCTGAAAACCAAGTTCATTATTCGGATGCGCCAGCCGTTGACCGATCAGGCACTCGATCATTTGCAAGAGGCGTTCGCCGACCTGTGCCTGACTGAAGGCTTTCAGCAGCACACGTATCAAGGCGAAGAATATGAAGCGGAGTTCAGCCACCTGACGCGCTTGTCATTCAGCTTCAGTGGGCGTAATCAGGGTCGGTTACGGGAGTTGGTGGACTACATTAACGTGCCGGAAAACCAGATTCCCCGCTCAGCAGAAATGCAGGCGACAGAGTATGATGATTGGAAGACGATCTAA
- the yaeB gene encoding methyltransferase, YaeB/AF_0241 family, whose product MPDTYNVSPIGFVRSCFKEKFAIPRQPQLAPAARGVLELVAPFDQGDAVQGLEQVSHVWLLFLFHLALEDKPRLKVRPPRLGGNQSMGVFATRATHRPNGIGQSVVKLDKVEAGRLWLSGIDLLDGTPVLDIKPYVPYADSVAGATNQIASAAPELIPVNWEPCALTQAHEHGLRLQEPLIQLIEQCLAQDPRPAYQTPTPERRYGAQFWDLDVRWHYPQPGTIRVLEVVAANS is encoded by the coding sequence ATGCCTGACACCTACAACGTCTCCCCCATTGGCTTCGTGCGCTCCTGCTTCAAGGAGAAGTTCGCCATCCCGCGTCAGCCGCAACTGGCACCTGCGGCTCGTGGCGTGCTGGAATTGGTGGCGCCGTTCGATCAAGGCGATGCCGTGCAGGGCCTGGAGCAGGTCAGCCATGTCTGGTTGTTGTTCCTGTTCCATCTGGCATTGGAAGACAAGCCACGCCTCAAGGTTCGCCCTCCGCGCCTGGGCGGCAATCAGTCGATGGGCGTGTTCGCCACTCGCGCCACCCACCGCCCCAATGGCATCGGCCAATCAGTGGTCAAGCTCGACAAGGTCGAAGCCGGACGCCTGTGGCTGTCAGGCATCGACCTGCTGGACGGCACACCGGTGCTGGATATCAAACCCTATGTGCCTTATGCAGACAGCGTAGCGGGCGCGACCAACCAGATTGCCAGCGCCGCCCCCGAGTTGATCCCGGTGAACTGGGAACCCTGTGCATTGACCCAGGCCCATGAACACGGTTTGCGCCTGCAGGAGCCGTTGATTCAGTTGATTGAACAATGCCTGGCTCAAGACCCACGCCCTGCTTACCAGACACCCACACCGGAACGCCGCTACGGCGCGCAATTCTGGGACCTGGATGTGCGCTGGCATTACCCGCAGCCGGGAACGATCAGGGTACTGGAAGTGGTTGCGGCCAATAGCTAA
- the dgkA gene encoding Diacylglycerol kinase has translation MSPFKGQTGLKRILNAAGYSFDGLSAAFKGEAAFRQLVLLNVILIPLSFVIDVSKGEHALLIAVCLLALIVELLNSAVEAAIDRISLDLHPLSKNAKDMGSAAQMVSLTMIAVVWALILFG, from the coding sequence ATGTCACCTTTCAAAGGCCAAACCGGCCTCAAACGCATCCTCAACGCCGCTGGCTACTCCTTCGATGGCCTGTCAGCCGCCTTTAAAGGTGAGGCTGCCTTTCGCCAGCTGGTGTTACTCAACGTGATCCTGATCCCGTTGTCCTTCGTGATCGATGTCAGCAAGGGCGAACACGCGTTGCTGATTGCCGTGTGTCTGCTGGCCCTGATTGTTGAGTTGCTCAACTCGGCAGTGGAAGCGGCCATCGACCGTATTTCTCTGGACCTGCATCCGCTGTCGAAAAACGCCAAGGACATGGGCAGTGCGGCCCAGATGGTTTCACTGACCATGATCGCGGTGGTATGGGCTCTGATCCTGTTTGGTTGA
- the yjaB gene encoding acetyltransferase, producing MQASISTPHKDEYPQLTQVWENSVRATHDFLPDAYVTMLKGLLLSSYLDTVTLFCTRDDQLNITGFAGVSRSKLEMLFIDPQHRGQGLGKKLLAHAIEHFDISVLDVNEQNPQALGFYLKQGFEVVSRSEVDGLGQPYPMLRMRLTRRR from the coding sequence ATGCAAGCCTCTATTTCAACGCCTCACAAGGACGAATACCCGCAACTGACTCAGGTGTGGGAAAACTCGGTACGCGCCACCCACGACTTTCTGCCTGATGCCTACGTGACAATGCTCAAAGGCCTATTGCTGTCCAGCTACTTGGATACCGTCACGCTGTTCTGCACCCGCGACGATCAATTGAACATCACCGGGTTTGCCGGGGTGAGCCGCTCGAAACTGGAAATGCTGTTCATTGACCCGCAACATCGTGGCCAGGGGCTGGGCAAAAAGCTGCTGGCGCATGCCATCGAACACTTCGATATCAGCGTACTGGACGTCAACGAACAAAACCCGCAGGCACTGGGTTTCTACCTCAAGCAGGGTTTCGAAGTCGTCAGCCGCTCGGAAGTCGACGGGCTGGGGCAGCCTTATCCGATGTTGCGGATGCGATTAACCCGACGTAGATAG
- the fpr_2 gene encoding oxidoreductase FAD/NAD(P)-binding subunit — MSNMNHERVLSVHHWNDTLFSFKCTRDPGLRFENGQFVMIGLQQPNGRPLMRAYSIASPNWEEHLEFFSIKVPDGPLTSQLQHLKEGDEIIISKKPTGTLVLDDLKPGKHLYLLSTGTGLAPFMSVIQDPETYERFEKVILCHGVRYVNEVAYREFITEHLPQNEFFGEALRDKLIYYPTVTREPFENEGRLTDLMRSGKLFSDIGLPPINPQDDRAMLCGSPSMLDETSEVLNSFGLTVSPRMREPGDYLIERAFVEK, encoded by the coding sequence ATGAGCAACATGAACCACGAACGTGTACTTAGTGTCCATCACTGGAACGACACGCTCTTCAGTTTCAAGTGCACCCGCGATCCAGGTCTGCGTTTCGAGAACGGTCAGTTCGTCATGATCGGTCTGCAGCAGCCGAACGGGCGCCCGCTCATGCGTGCCTACTCGATCGCCAGCCCGAATTGGGAAGAGCATCTCGAATTCTTCAGCATCAAAGTGCCGGATGGTCCCCTGACCTCCCAGCTGCAGCACTTGAAGGAAGGCGACGAGATCATCATCAGCAAAAAGCCTACGGGCACGCTGGTACTCGATGACCTAAAGCCGGGCAAACACCTTTACCTGCTCAGCACCGGCACCGGTCTGGCGCCGTTCATGAGCGTCATCCAGGACCCGGAAACCTACGAGCGTTTCGAAAAAGTCATCCTCTGCCACGGCGTGCGTTACGTGAATGAAGTCGCCTACCGCGAATTCATCACCGAGCACCTGCCGCAGAACGAGTTCTTCGGCGAAGCCCTCCGCGACAAGCTGATCTACTACCCAACCGTTACCCGCGAGCCATTCGAAAACGAAGGCCGCCTGACTGACCTGATGCGCAGCGGCAAGCTGTTCAGCGACATCGGTCTGCCACCTATCAACCCTCAGGACGACCGCGCCATGCTGTGCGGTAGCCCGAGCATGCTCGACGAGACCAGCGAAGTGCTCAACAGCTTCGGCCTGACGGTTTCGCCACGTATGCGTGAGCCGGGCGATTACTTGATCGAGCGTGCATTCGTCGAGAAGTAA